In Kogia breviceps isolate mKogBre1 chromosome 19, mKogBre1 haplotype 1, whole genome shotgun sequence, a single genomic region encodes these proteins:
- the CSF3 gene encoding granulocyte colony-stimulating factor — MKLMALQLLLWHSALWTVQEATPLGPASSLPQSFLLKCLEQVRKIQADGAELQERLCTTHKLCHPEELVLLGHSLGIPQASLSSCSSQALQLTGCLSQLHGGLFLYQGLLQALTGISPDLAPTLDVLQLDVTDFATNIWLQMEDLGVAPAVQPTQGPVPSFTSAFQRRAGGVLVASKLQSFLELAYRVLRYLAEP; from the exons ATGAAGCTGATGG CCCTGCAGCTGCTGCTCTGGCACAGTGCACTCTGGACGGTGCAAGAAGCCACACCCCTCGGCCCTGCCAGCTCCCTGCCCCAGAGCTTCCTGCTTAAGTGCTTAGAGCAAGTGAGGAAAATCCAGGCTGATGGCGCTGAGCTGCAGGAGAGGCTG TGCACCACCCACAAGCTGTGCCATCCTGAGGAGCTGGTGCTGCTTGGGCACTCTCTGGGCATCCCCCAGGCTTCCCTGAGTAGCTGCTCCAGCCAGGCCCTGCAGCTG ACAGGCTGCCTGAGCCAACTGCATGGCGGCCTCTTCCTCTACCAGGGCCTCCTGCAGGCCCTGACGGGGATCTCCCCAGACTTGGCCCCCACCTTGGACGTACTTCAGCTGGACGTCACCGACTTTGCCACCAACATCTGGCTGCAG ATGGAAGACCTGGGGGTGGCCCCTGCCGTACAGCCTACCCAGGGCCCCGTGCCGTCCTTCACCTCGGCCTTCCAGCGCCGGGCAGGAGGGGTCCTGGTTGCTTCCAAGCTGCAGAGCTTCCTGGAGCTCGCTTACCGTGTCCTGCGCTACCTGGCCGAGCCCTGA